In the Centroberyx gerrardi isolate f3 chromosome 9, fCenGer3.hap1.cur.20231027, whole genome shotgun sequence genome, one interval contains:
- the dtymk gene encoding thymidylate kinase gives MACKRGALIVLEGVDKAGKTTQCSKLVQALQQSGRPAEMMRFPDRTTTIGQLISAYLEKKSDLEDHTVHLLFSANRWELVPLMKKKLDQGTTLVIDRYAFSGAAFTSAKPGFCLDWCMKPDVGLPKPDLVMFLQLNPSEAALRGQFGEERYETSVFQRAVQQKFEQLMKDPSVNWQVIDASQSVEDVHTDIKTHTLNAINTAENQPLGQLWK, from the exons ATGGCATGTAAAAGAGGAGCGCTCATTGTGCTGGAGGGAGTGGACAAGGCCGGGAAAACGACCCAGTGCAGCAAGCTAGTGCAGGCTTTGCAACAAAGTGGTCGACCAGCTGAGATGATGAGATTCCCCG ACAGAACTACAACGATCGGGCAGCTGATCAGCGCCTATCTTGAAAAGAAAAGCGACTTGGAGGACCACACCGTACACTTACTGTTCTCTGCAAACCGCTGGGAACTTGT GCCTTTAATGAAGAAGAAGCTGGATCAAGGTACCACTCTGGTTATAGATAGGTATGCCTTCTCTGGAGCTGCTTTCACCAGTGCCAAGCCA GGTTTCTGTCTGGACTGGTGCATGAAGCCTGACGTGGGACTGCCAAAGCCAGACCTGGTGATGTTCCTGCAGCTGAATCCCTCTGAGGCCGCTCTCAGGGGTCAgtttggagaggagagatatGAGACCAGTGTTTTCCAAAGAGCCGTCCAACAGAAATTTGAACAACTGATGAAGGATCCCTCAGTCAACTGGCAG GTAATCGATGCTTCTCAAAGTGTTGAGGATGTGCACACGGACATCAAGACCCATACCTTAAATGCTATCAACACAGCTGAGAATCAGCCACTTGGACAGCTGTGGAAGTGA